A stretch of Pseudomonas sp. LRP2-20 DNA encodes these proteins:
- a CDS encoding CreA family protein, protein MRLLKRALALAVFALPMLAGAEEIGQVSTVFKFLGPNDRIVVEAFDDPKVEGVTCYLSRAKTGGVKGGLGLAEDRAEASIACRQVGPINFKGELKDGEEVFKERTSLVFKTMQVVRFLDKKRNTLVYLVYSDRMIEGSPQNAVTAIPILPWAH, encoded by the coding sequence ATGAGGCTGCTCAAGCGGGCGCTCGCCCTGGCTGTGTTTGCCCTGCCGATGCTGGCCGGGGCCGAAGAGATCGGCCAGGTCTCCACCGTGTTCAAGTTCCTCGGGCCGAACGACCGCATCGTGGTCGAGGCCTTTGACGACCCCAAGGTCGAGGGCGTGACCTGCTACCTGTCGCGGGCCAAGACTGGCGGCGTGAAGGGGGGCTTGGGCTTGGCGGAAGATCGCGCGGAGGCGTCGATTGCCTGCCGTCAGGTCGGGCCGATCAACTTCAAGGGTGAGCTCAAGGATGGCGAGGAGGTGTTCAAGGAGCGCACCTCGCTGGTGTTCAAGACCATGCAGGTGGTGCGCTTCCTCGACAAGAAGCGCAATACCCTGGTGTACCTGGTGTACAGCGACCGCATGATCGAAGGCAGCCCGCAGAATGCGGTGACGGCGATCCCGATCCTGCCTTGGGCTCACTGA
- a CDS encoding zinc ribbon domain-containing protein YjdM gives MSTLPPCPKCNSEYTYEDGTQLICPECAHEWSASGEAEAASDDVVKKDSVGNVLQDGDTVTVIKDLKVKGSSLVVKVGTKVKNIRLCDGDHDIDCKIDGIGAMKLKSEFVRKV, from the coding sequence GTGAGCACTCTGCCACCCTGCCCCAAATGCAACTCCGAATACACCTACGAGGATGGCACTCAGCTGATCTGCCCCGAGTGCGCCCACGAGTGGTCGGCCAGCGGCGAAGCCGAAGCGGCCAGCGATGACGTGGTGAAGAAGGATTCGGTGGGCAACGTCCTGCAGGACGGCGACACCGTTACCGTGATCAAGGACCTCAAGGTCAAGGGCTCGTCCCTGGTGGTCAAGGTCGGCACCAAGGTCAAGAACATCCGCCTGTGCGACGGCGACCACGATATCGACTGCAAGATCGACGGCATTGGCGCCATGAAGCTGAAGTCGGAATTCGTGCGCAAGGTCTGA
- the proB gene encoding glutamate 5-kinase, whose amino-acid sequence MRSKVTGAKRWVVKIGSALLTADGKGLDRGAMAVWVEQMVALREAGVELVLVSSGAVAAGMSQLGWTSRPSAMNELQAAASIGQMRLVQAWETSFGEHGKHTAQILLTHDDLSDRKRYLNARSTLRTLVDLGVVPVINENDTVVTDEIRFGDNDTLAALVANLVEADLLVILTDRDGMFDADPRNNPEAQLIYEARADDPSLDAVAGGTGGALGRGGMQTKLRAARLAARSGAHTIIIGGRIERVLDRLKAGERLGTLLSPERGMLAARKQWLAGHLQTRGTLVLDAGAVQALREANKSLLPVGVKTVQGSFRRGEMVVCVGPDGVEVARGLANYSALEAQKIIGQPSDQIEALLGYIAEPELVHRDNLVLV is encoded by the coding sequence ATGCGAAGCAAGGTGACGGGCGCCAAGCGCTGGGTCGTGAAGATTGGCAGTGCCCTGCTGACCGCCGATGGCAAGGGCCTTGACCGCGGCGCCATGGCCGTATGGGTCGAGCAGATGGTCGCGCTGCGTGAAGCTGGCGTGGAGTTGGTACTGGTCTCCTCCGGGGCCGTGGCTGCCGGCATGAGCCAGCTGGGCTGGACTTCGCGACCGAGTGCGATGAACGAGCTGCAGGCAGCTGCCTCGATCGGCCAGATGCGCCTGGTGCAGGCCTGGGAAACGAGCTTCGGCGAGCACGGCAAGCACACCGCGCAGATCCTCCTGACCCACGATGACCTGTCTGATCGCAAGCGTTACCTGAACGCCCGCAGCACCCTGCGTACCCTGGTCGACCTGGGCGTGGTGCCGGTGATCAACGAGAACGACACCGTGGTCACCGACGAGATCCGCTTCGGCGACAACGACACCCTGGCCGCGCTGGTGGCCAACCTGGTGGAAGCCGACTTGCTGGTGATCCTCACCGACCGCGACGGCATGTTCGATGCCGACCCGCGCAACAACCCCGAAGCCCAGCTGATCTACGAAGCCCGCGCCGACGACCCGTCGCTGGACGCCGTAGCCGGTGGCACCGGCGGTGCCCTGGGTCGTGGCGGCATGCAGACCAAGCTGCGTGCCGCGCGCCTGGCAGCCCGTTCCGGTGCCCATACGATCATCATCGGGGGCCGCATCGAGCGCGTGCTGGACCGCCTGAAGGCCGGTGAGCGCCTGGGCACGCTGCTGTCGCCCGAGCGCGGCATGCTGGCGGCACGCAAGCAGTGGCTGGCTGGCCACCTGCAGACTCGCGGCACGCTGGTGCTCGACGCTGGCGCCGTGCAGGCGCTGCGTGAGGCGAACAAGAGCCTGCTACCGGTCGGCGTGAAGACCGTGCAGGGCAGCTTCCGCCGTGGCGAGATGGTGGTCTGCGTCGGCCCGGATGGTGTCGAGGTGGCGCGTGGGCTGGCCAACTACAGCGCGCTGGAAGCGCAGAAGATCATCGGCCAGCCGTCCGATCAGATCGAGGCGTTGCTGGGCTACATCGCCGAGCCGGAACTGGTGCACCGCGACAACCTGGTGCTGGTATGA
- the mksF gene encoding Mks condensin complex protein MksF has translation MSQERYGIRRFALLNTAGYSLGLFPLEHPLSVYGANNLGKSASINALQFPILARMSDMSFGKYSLEQSRRFYFASDTSYILCELNLPHGPHVIGVVGRGPGGGFGHQFFAYKGELDLAHYQKNDTCLRQKELFTNLERLGLKAYELKPDELRRLLVGGHTSCPLDLTLIPLRSTSEQSLKTFRALFINLLHMREITAAKLKQLFLDAFEHSLRSGSVDYIAACEEAFRDVRRMEQDYNALVAAGPLVEALAGGVAQRDILRGKLHRLSPLLDNLLGTWQEYAMARKEELVIQAEHFRGEQDRLQNDQRGGTQELMRLEREITGIQRWLGELSVLKHRFALVDDVKVLEQGLLAAKDAHDELAGALAQSRQFSAEDLDERVRDLEKRLKQVKQQLDHADNNSYARLREEFSQQDVDRLMRLFNGALFSLPLGDRGIELDDSDLWVKSLEAVLDGFKGERFEAPGLSIDISNIDPPALQALADRAALRDQKERLEKELKQLKTQQQVAADRTASKAQTEALYQEVLDAQKALEDYRRSETLSAEEPEKLEQLAQLEAAQDELKRSSDAFTERVQQLSAKLQLVGRQIGDLESKQRTLEDALRRRQLLPADLPYGTPYMEAVDDSMDNLLPMLNDYQDSWQALQRVDNQIEALYAQVRLKGVAKFDSEDDMERRLQLLVNAYAHRTDEALTLAKARRAAVTDIARTLRNIRSDYDSLEHQLALFNREINKRQVSNLESFRVVLAPNKEALKHIDQIIHSAGQYEEGETLSVFDLTQSAEQDNKNEEAKEYLARLVAANHNQLGLKDLFELAFEITKVNGQPIIHADIDGAASNGTTMTIKALTNMYLLLHLMDRDLAGRIRLPYYLDEAADIDERNQAALLETSLQLGFVPILASVKPQVSARVAIDLEGGSGPNGIYIDEADWKYISRLDEVKAVVREDQAEELA, from the coding sequence ATGAGCCAGGAACGCTACGGCATCCGCCGCTTCGCACTGCTCAACACCGCCGGCTACAGCCTCGGCCTGTTCCCGCTGGAACACCCGCTGTCGGTGTACGGTGCCAACAACCTGGGTAAATCGGCGTCGATCAACGCCCTGCAGTTCCCGATCCTGGCACGCATGTCCGACATGAGCTTCGGCAAGTACAGCCTGGAGCAGTCGCGCCGCTTCTACTTCGCCAGCGACACCTCGTACATCCTCTGCGAACTGAACCTGCCCCACGGCCCGCACGTGATCGGTGTGGTCGGCCGCGGCCCGGGCGGCGGTTTCGGCCACCAGTTCTTCGCCTACAAGGGCGAGCTGGACCTGGCCCACTACCAGAAGAACGACACCTGCCTGCGCCAGAAAGAGCTGTTCACCAACCTTGAGCGCCTGGGCCTGAAGGCCTATGAGCTCAAGCCCGATGAGCTGCGCCGGTTGCTGGTCGGCGGCCACACTTCGTGCCCGCTGGACCTGACCCTGATCCCGCTGCGCTCGACCAGCGAGCAAAGCCTGAAAACCTTCCGCGCCCTGTTCATCAACCTGCTGCACATGCGCGAGATCACCGCGGCCAAGCTCAAGCAGCTGTTCCTCGACGCCTTCGAGCACAGCCTGCGCTCGGGCAGCGTCGACTACATCGCCGCCTGCGAAGAAGCCTTCCGCGACGTACGCCGCATGGAGCAGGACTACAACGCCCTGGTTGCGGCAGGCCCCTTGGTCGAGGCCCTGGCCGGCGGCGTGGCCCAGCGCGACATCCTGCGCGGCAAGCTGCACCGCCTTTCGCCACTGCTCGACAACCTGCTGGGCACCTGGCAGGAATACGCCATGGCGCGCAAGGAAGAACTGGTGATCCAGGCCGAGCACTTCCGTGGCGAGCAGGACCGCCTGCAGAACGATCAGCGCGGCGGCACCCAGGAGCTGATGCGCCTGGAGCGTGAAATCACCGGCATCCAGCGCTGGCTCGGCGAACTGTCGGTGCTCAAGCACCGCTTCGCCCTGGTCGATGACGTCAAGGTCCTGGAACAGGGCCTGCTGGCCGCCAAGGACGCCCACGACGAACTGGCCGGGGCCCTGGCGCAGTCGCGCCAGTTCTCCGCCGAAGACCTCGACGAGCGCGTGCGCGACCTGGAAAAACGCCTGAAGCAGGTCAAGCAGCAGCTCGACCACGCCGACAACAACAGCTACGCACGCCTGCGCGAAGAGTTCTCGCAGCAGGATGTCGATCGCCTGATGCGCCTGTTCAACGGCGCGCTGTTCAGCCTGCCGCTGGGCGACCGCGGCATCGAGCTGGACGACAGCGACCTGTGGGTGAAATCCCTGGAAGCGGTGCTCGACGGCTTCAAGGGCGAGCGCTTCGAGGCGCCTGGCCTGTCCATCGACATCTCCAACATCGACCCGCCGGCCCTGCAGGCCCTGGCCGACCGCGCGGCCCTGCGCGACCAGAAGGAACGCCTGGAAAAGGAGCTCAAGCAGCTCAAGACCCAGCAGCAGGTCGCCGCCGACCGCACCGCCTCCAAGGCGCAGACAGAAGCCCTGTACCAGGAAGTGCTGGACGCCCAGAAGGCCCTGGAAGACTACCGCCGCAGCGAAACCCTGAGCGCGGAAGAGCCCGAGAAGCTGGAGCAACTGGCGCAGCTCGAAGCCGCCCAGGACGAGCTCAAGCGCTCCAGTGACGCCTTCACCGAACGCGTCCAGCAACTGTCGGCCAAGCTGCAACTGGTCGGTCGCCAGATCGGCGACCTCGAGTCCAAGCAGCGCACCCTGGAAGACGCCCTGCGCCGCCGCCAGCTGCTGCCGGCCGACCTGCCCTACGGCACGCCATACATGGAAGCGGTCGACGATTCCATGGACAACCTGCTGCCGATGCTCAACGACTACCAGGACAGCTGGCAGGCCCTGCAACGCGTCGACAACCAGATCGAGGCGCTGTACGCCCAGGTGCGCCTCAAGGGCGTGGCCAAGTTCGACAGCGAAGACGACATGGAGCGCCGCCTGCAGCTGCTGGTGAACGCCTACGCACACCGCACCGACGAAGCCCTGACCCTGGCCAAGGCCCGCCGCGCCGCGGTCACCGACATCGCCCGGACCTTGCGCAACATCCGCAGCGACTACGACAGCCTCGAGCACCAACTGGCCCTGTTCAACCGCGAGATCAACAAGCGCCAGGTGTCCAACCTGGAGAGCTTCCGCGTGGTGCTGGCGCCGAACAAGGAAGCGCTCAAGCACATCGACCAGATCATCCACAGCGCCGGCCAGTACGAAGAAGGCGAGACCCTGTCGGTGTTCGACCTGACCCAGAGCGCCGAGCAGGACAACAAGAACGAAGAGGCCAAGGAGTACCTGGCGCGGCTGGTGGCTGCAAACCACAACCAGCTGGGCCTGAAGGACCTGTTCGAGCTGGCGTTCGAGATCACCAAGGTCAACGGCCAGCCGATCATCCACGCCGACATCGACGGCGCGGCTTCCAACGGCACCACCATGACCATCAAGGCGCTGACCAACATGTACCTGTTGCTGCACCTGATGGACCGTGACCTGGCCGGGCGCATTCGCCTGCCGTACTACCTCGACGAGGCGGCGGACATCGACGAACGCAACCAGGCAGCACTGCTGGAGACCAGCCTGCAGTTGGGCTTCGTGCCGATCCTGGCGAGCGTGAAGCCGCAGGTATCGGCGCGCGTGGCGATCGACCTGGAAGGTGGTAGCGGGCCGAATGGCATCTACATCGACGAGGCGGACTGGAAGTACATCAGCCGGCTGGATGAGGTGAAGGCAGTTGTGCGCGAGGATCAGGCCGAGGAGTTGGCCTGA
- the rplU gene encoding 50S ribosomal protein L21, which yields MSYAVIVTGGKQYKVAEGEFLKIEKLEVATGESVTFDRVLLVANGEEVTIGAPVVAGAKVVAEVVSQGRHDKVRIIKFRRRKHHMKRMGHRQWFTEIKITGIQA from the coding sequence ATGTCTTACGCAGTAATCGTTACCGGCGGCAAGCAGTACAAAGTCGCTGAAGGTGAATTCCTCAAGATCGAAAAACTGGAAGTCGCCACTGGCGAATCCGTGACCTTCGATCGCGTTCTGCTGGTTGCCAACGGTGAAGAAGTCACCATCGGCGCACCAGTCGTCGCCGGCGCTAAAGTGGTTGCCGAAGTCGTTTCGCAAGGCCGTCACGACAAGGTTCGCATCATCAAGTTCCGTCGTCGTAAGCACCACATGAAGCGTATGGGCCACCGCCAGTGGTTCACCGAGATCAAAATCACCGGTATCCAGGCTTAA
- the rpmA gene encoding 50S ribosomal protein L27 codes for MAHKKAGGSTRNGRDSESKRLGVKMYGGQVIKPGNIIVRQRGTEFHAGYGVGMGKDHTLFAKIEGVIKFEKKGEFMRRYVSIVAA; via the coding sequence ATGGCTCACAAGAAGGCTGGTGGTAGTACTCGTAACGGTCGCGACTCAGAATCGAAACGCCTTGGCGTGAAGATGTATGGCGGCCAGGTTATCAAGCCAGGCAACATCATCGTCCGTCAGCGCGGCACCGAATTCCACGCTGGCTACGGCGTTGGCATGGGCAAGGATCACACCTTGTTCGCCAAGATCGAAGGCGTGATCAAGTTCGAGAAGAAAGGCGAGTTCATGCGCCGTTACGTGAGCATCGTCGCCGCTTAA
- the mksE gene encoding Mks condensin complex protein MksE: MHLDLSELSQLAPIFRELFKGFHVSRRDPEMYAQLSNFQDQYRTLFKALGFELVCDTRGFYYFVPEQAAAQVNKTAQRLSLFTFIIVEHLADQGRDPMAVLDGGSIGRDELPSLLDKYRDLFLQAEVQTVDELEEKIMRRMTQLGFAHEEGGIYRFLPPMHRFLDVCLSVQQDRDLAASLHSDLPLPTPVLVEEESPEQLNRTDDPLDLSPFDGEESEEDALARAIREEQQEIDA, translated from the coding sequence ATGCATCTTGATCTTTCCGAACTGTCCCAGCTCGCGCCGATCTTCCGCGAGCTGTTCAAGGGCTTCCACGTCAGCCGCCGCGACCCTGAAATGTACGCCCAGCTGTCGAACTTCCAGGACCAGTACCGCACCCTGTTCAAGGCCCTGGGCTTCGAACTGGTATGCGACACCCGCGGGTTCTACTACTTCGTCCCCGAGCAGGCCGCCGCACAGGTCAACAAGACCGCCCAGCGCCTGTCGCTGTTCACCTTCATCATCGTCGAGCACCTGGCCGACCAGGGCCGCGACCCGATGGCCGTGCTCGACGGCGGCAGCATCGGCCGCGACGAGCTGCCATCGCTGCTGGACAAGTACCGTGACCTGTTCCTGCAGGCCGAAGTGCAGACCGTCGACGAGCTGGAAGAAAAGATCATGCGCCGCATGACCCAGCTCGGTTTCGCCCACGAAGAAGGCGGCATCTACCGCTTCCTGCCGCCGATGCACCGTTTCCTCGACGTGTGCCTGTCGGTGCAGCAGGACCGCGACCTGGCCGCCAGCCTGCACAGCGACCTGCCGCTGCCGACCCCGGTACTGGTGGAAGAAGAAAGCCCGGAACAACTCAACCGCACCGACGACCCGCTCGACCTCAGCCCGTTCGACGGCGAGGAAAGCGAAGAGGATGCCCTGGCCCGGGCCATCCGCGAAGAGCAACAGGAGATTGACGCATGA
- a CDS encoding FKBP-type peptidyl-prolyl cis-trans isomerase — translation MSELNLSTDETRVSYGIGRQLGGQLRDNPPPGVSLEAILAGLTDAFNGADSRVSEADLSASFKVIRDVMQAEAAAKAEAAAAAGKEFLAENAKRDGITTLASGLQFEVLTAGEGAKPTRESNVRTHYHGTLIDGTVFDSSYDRGQPAEFPVGGVIAGWTEALQLMNAGSKWRLYVPSELAYGAQGVGSIPPHSVLVFDVELLDVL, via the coding sequence AGCTACGGCATCGGCCGTCAGCTGGGCGGCCAGCTGCGCGACAACCCGCCACCAGGCGTGAGCCTGGAAGCCATCCTGGCCGGCCTGACCGACGCCTTCAACGGCGCCGACAGCCGCGTCAGCGAAGCCGACCTGTCGGCCAGCTTCAAGGTCATCCGTGACGTGATGCAGGCCGAAGCTGCAGCCAAGGCTGAAGCCGCCGCTGCCGCTGGCAAGGAATTCCTGGCCGAGAACGCCAAGCGTGACGGCATCACCACCCTGGCTTCGGGCCTGCAGTTCGAAGTGCTGACCGCAGGTGAAGGCGCCAAGCCGACCCGCGAAAGCAATGTGCGCACCCACTACCACGGCACCCTGATCGACGGCACCGTGTTCGACAGCTCCTACGACCGTGGCCAGCCGGCTGAATTCCCGGTTGGTGGCGTGATCGCTGGCTGGACCGAAGCCCTGCAGCTGATGAACGCCGGCAGCAAATGGCGCCTGTACGTGCCGAGCGAGCTGGCCTACGGCGCCCAAGGCGTTGGTAGCATCCCGCCGCACAGCGTACTGGTGTTCGACGTCGAGCTGCTCGACGTTCTGTAA
- a CDS encoding polyprenyl synthetase family protein has product MQPQTFYRAVAEDFSAVDEIIKKQLTSRVPLVSKIGDYITSAGGKRLRPLLVLLCGKALGREGADLRLLAATIEFLHTATLLHDDVVDMSGMRRGRSTANALWGNAPSVLVGDFLYSRSFEMMVELGSMPVMQILSKATRVIAEGEVLQLSRVRDASTTEEVYMDVIRGKTAMLFEASTHSAAALAEASEEQREALRTFGDHLGVAFQLVDDLLDYEGDAEALGKNVGDDLAEGKPTLPLIYTMREGTPEQAALVRKAIQKGGLEDLEQIREAVEASGALKYTAELARDYVKRAIACLEVLPASECRDALVELSEFAVARTH; this is encoded by the coding sequence ATGCAACCCCAAACCTTCTACCGCGCGGTAGCTGAAGATTTCAGCGCCGTCGACGAGATCATCAAGAAGCAGCTGACCTCGCGCGTGCCGCTGGTATCGAAGATCGGCGACTATATCACCTCCGCCGGTGGCAAGCGCCTGCGCCCGCTGCTGGTCCTGCTGTGCGGCAAGGCCCTGGGCCGCGAGGGCGCCGACCTGCGCCTGCTGGCCGCGACCATCGAGTTCCTGCACACCGCCACCCTGCTGCACGACGACGTGGTCGACATGTCCGGCATGCGCCGTGGCCGCTCCACCGCCAATGCCCTGTGGGGCAACGCGCCGAGCGTACTGGTGGGTGACTTCCTCTATTCGCGCTCGTTCGAGATGATGGTCGAACTGGGCTCGATGCCGGTCATGCAGATCCTGTCCAAGGCCACCCGGGTGATCGCCGAGGGTGAAGTGCTGCAGCTGTCGCGGGTGCGCGATGCCAGCACCACCGAAGAGGTCTACATGGACGTCATCCGCGGCAAGACCGCGATGCTGTTCGAAGCCTCGACCCACAGCGCCGCGGCGCTGGCCGAAGCCAGCGAAGAACAGCGCGAAGCCCTGCGTACCTTCGGTGACCACCTGGGCGTGGCCTTCCAGCTGGTCGACGACCTGCTCGACTACGAAGGCGATGCCGAAGCCCTGGGCAAGAACGTCGGCGACGACCTGGCCGAAGGCAAACCTACCCTGCCGCTGATCTACACCATGCGCGAAGGCACGCCGGAACAGGCTGCACTGGTGCGCAAGGCGATCCAGAAGGGTGGCCTGGAAGATCTGGAGCAGATTCGCGAGGCCGTCGAGGCTTCGGGTGCATTGAAGTACACCGCCGAGCTGGCCCGTGACTACGTCAAGCGCGCCATCGCCTGCCTGGAAGTGCTGCCCGCCAGCGAGTGCCGGGATGCACTGGTCGAGCTGAGCGAGTTCGCGGTCGCGCGTACTCACTGA
- the cgtA gene encoding Obg family GTPase CgtA: MKFVDEVSIRVKAGDGGNGCMSFRREKFIENGGPNGGDGGDGGSVYMVADENLNTLVDYRYTRHHEAQRGSNGGSTDCTGKKGDDLFLRVPVGTTVIDASTQEVIGDLVTPGQKLMVAQGGWHGLGNTRFKSSTNRAPRQTTPGKPGEQRDLKMELKVLADVGLLGLPNAGKSTFIRSVSAAKPKVADYPFTTLVPNLGVVSVDRWKSFVIADIPGLIEGASDGAGLGIRFLKHLARTRVLLHLVDLAPLDGSSPADAAEVIINELTRFSPSLTDRERWLVLNKSDMLMEDEREERVKEVVERLQWEGPVYVISAISKQGTEQLSHDLMRYIEDRADRLANDPAYAEELAELDQRIEDEARAQLQALDDARTLRRTGVKSVHDIGDDDAWDDDFEDDEDGPEIIYVRD; this comes from the coding sequence ATGAAGTTTGTTGACGAAGTATCCATTCGGGTCAAGGCCGGTGACGGCGGTAACGGTTGCATGAGCTTCCGCCGCGAGAAGTTCATCGAGAACGGCGGCCCTAACGGTGGCGACGGTGGTGACGGTGGCTCGGTGTACATGGTCGCCGACGAAAACCTCAACACCCTGGTCGACTATCGCTACACCCGTCACCACGAAGCACAGCGCGGCTCCAACGGCGGCAGCACCGACTGCACCGGCAAGAAGGGCGATGACCTGTTCCTGCGCGTGCCGGTCGGCACCACCGTGATCGACGCCTCGACCCAGGAAGTGATCGGTGACCTGGTGACCCCAGGCCAGAAGCTGATGGTCGCCCAGGGCGGCTGGCACGGCCTGGGCAACACCCGCTTCAAGTCCAGCACCAACCGTGCGCCGCGCCAGACCACGCCGGGTAAACCGGGTGAACAGCGCGACCTGAAGATGGAGCTGAAGGTGTTGGCCGATGTCGGTCTGCTCGGCCTGCCGAACGCGGGCAAGAGCACCTTCATCCGTTCGGTTTCGGCCGCCAAGCCAAAAGTTGCCGACTACCCGTTCACCACCCTGGTGCCAAACCTGGGCGTGGTCAGTGTCGACCGCTGGAAGAGCTTCGTCATCGCCGACATCCCCGGCCTGATCGAAGGTGCCTCCGACGGTGCCGGCCTGGGTATCCGCTTCCTCAAGCACCTGGCACGCACCCGCGTGCTGCTGCACCTGGTCGACCTGGCGCCGCTGGACGGCAGCAGCCCGGCCGATGCCGCGGAAGTCATCATCAACGAGCTGACCCGCTTCAGCCCGTCGCTGACCGACCGTGAGCGCTGGCTGGTGCTGAACAAGTCGGACATGCTGATGGAAGACGAGCGCGAAGAGCGGGTCAAGGAAGTGGTCGAGCGCCTGCAGTGGGAAGGCCCGGTCTACGTGATCTCGGCCATCTCCAAGCAGGGCACCGAGCAGCTCAGCCACGATCTGATGCGCTACATCGAAGACCGCGCCGACCGCCTGGCCAACGACCCGGCCTACGCCGAGGAACTGGCCGAGCTGGACCAGCGCATCGAAGACGAAGCCCGCGCACAGCTGCAGGCTCTGGACGATGCTCGCACCCTGCGTCGCACTGGCGTCAAGAGCGTGCACGACATCGGCGACGACGATGCCTGGGACGATGATTTCGAGGACGACGAAGACGGCCCGGAAATCATTTACGTGCGCGACTGA
- the mksB gene encoding Mks condensin complex protein MksB gives MIEPKRVLRALAEHWALIEPLCERFDQGTMSLVELRQQLGRQQVESTPQDITQLLDVWIRLDILVPVAKSPNRFELNAQIHDFLAYLRREHRLGLCLEIEAYLRHLERLAGHIQDAFDNRDSDDLARQLRLLDMRVRDVLKKLDNDEQALVAVAERAKTSNRQIPLRQRYAEVLATWDEYVEPMIQLVNADGAFEQGVRKVETVLLKLLGEQARLGHLVDDDMLLRTHARILEMQTSAQLTLRHARELLLPLREEARRHNAVTRGAALALSVIRRKGIDAVPQAAMPLFTRPQSTFLGSASQVEAYVYALARFEPKPAKFPKAHKTQKGPLPRAPRTVKEMLERCEDALPLPDLMVWLLDQEPEGATDELLYWFSRLSREKRFKRERLERREYTTHEHLVSLRSFALTSSREAQPETNASPANAS, from the coding sequence ATGATCGAACCCAAGCGCGTCCTGCGCGCCCTAGCCGAACACTGGGCCCTGATCGAGCCGCTGTGCGAGCGTTTCGACCAGGGCACCATGAGCCTGGTCGAACTGCGCCAGCAACTGGGCCGCCAGCAGGTAGAAAGCACGCCGCAGGACATCACCCAGCTGCTCGACGTGTGGATCCGCCTGGATATCCTGGTACCGGTGGCCAAGAGCCCGAACCGTTTCGAGCTCAACGCCCAGATCCACGACTTCCTCGCCTACCTGCGCCGCGAGCACCGGCTGGGCCTGTGCCTGGAGATCGAGGCCTACCTGCGCCACCTGGAGCGCCTGGCCGGGCACATCCAGGATGCCTTCGACAACCGCGACAGCGACGACCTGGCGCGCCAGCTGCGCCTGCTCGACATGCGCGTGCGCGACGTGCTGAAGAAGCTCGACAACGACGAACAGGCGCTGGTCGCCGTGGCCGAACGGGCCAAGACCAGCAACCGCCAGATCCCGCTGCGCCAGCGCTACGCTGAAGTGCTGGCGACCTGGGACGAATACGTCGAGCCGATGATCCAGCTGGTGAACGCCGACGGCGCCTTCGAGCAAGGCGTGCGCAAGGTCGAGACCGTGCTGCTGAAACTGCTCGGCGAACAGGCGCGCCTCGGCCACCTGGTCGACGATGACATGCTGCTGCGCACCCACGCGCGCATTCTGGAAATGCAGACCAGCGCCCAGCTGACCCTGCGCCACGCCCGCGAACTGCTGCTGCCGCTGCGTGAAGAAGCGCGCCGGCACAACGCCGTGACCCGCGGCGCCGCACTGGCGCTGTCGGTCATTCGCCGCAAGGGTATCGACGCCGTGCCGCAAGCCGCCATGCCGCTGTTCACCCGCCCTCAAAGCACCTTCCTCGGCAGCGCCAGCCAGGTCGAGGCCTACGTCTATGCCCTGGCCCGCTTCGAGCCGAAACCGGCCAAGTTCCCCAAGGCGCACAAGACCCAGAAAGGCCCGCTGCCGCGCGCGCCACGCACGGTCAAAGAGATGCTCGAGCGCTGCGAAGACGCCCTGCCGCTGCCAGACCTGATGGTCTGGCTGCTGGACCAGGAGCCCGAAGGCGCCACCGACGAACTGCTGTACTGGTTCTCGCGCCTGTCGCGGGAGAAGCGCTTCAAGCGCGAACGCCTGGAACGGCGCGAGTACACCACCCACGAACACCTGGTCAGCCTGCGCTCGTTCGCCCTGACGTCCAGCCGCGAAGCGCAACCTGAAACCAACGCGAGCCCAGCCAATGCATCTTGA